In Nitrospinota bacterium, a single window of DNA contains:
- a CDS encoding methyltransferase produces the protein MEIDKEIGKLLSAYQPACVLMTANKLKVFDELKSPVTAKDVARKLSLSLKGTERLLNGLTAMGIVIKKNHAFHLPGEWQNYLTKDGDHSMQQWIKLSADLLPVWLELPEFIRSGKMVKNIMEVLGNQPEEMRAFIDAMHAKGLKATWMLARELPIGEARKMLDIGGGPGTYSLEWAKLHNHLHATVFDIPPVIAVAQDYIHRYRLEDRVNTQPGDFNKDDFGEGYDLILFANVIHMYGEDVGKNLIRKAQRALEPGGRIVIHGFCTDKEETAPVEDALFNLNMGMLTESGKAHPVKEKIKWMEEEGFAEIRHFRVQAVPTGVITGVKPE, from the coding sequence ATGGAAATTGATAAAGAAATTGGGAAATTACTGAGTGCTTACCAACCGGCCTGTGTGCTCATGACGGCGAACAAGCTCAAGGTGTTTGATGAATTGAAATCCCCCGTTACGGCAAAAGATGTGGCCCGCAAGTTGAGCCTTTCCCTGAAGGGTACGGAGCGACTGCTCAACGGACTCACTGCCATGGGAATCGTGATCAAGAAGAACCATGCCTTCCACTTGCCCGGAGAGTGGCAGAACTACCTGACCAAAGACGGTGACCACTCGATGCAACAGTGGATCAAACTCTCAGCCGATCTATTACCCGTATGGCTGGAGCTGCCTGAATTCATCCGGTCGGGAAAGATGGTAAAAAACATCATGGAGGTTCTTGGCAATCAACCGGAAGAAATGCGTGCCTTCATCGACGCCATGCACGCCAAGGGACTAAAAGCCACCTGGATGCTGGCCCGTGAACTTCCCATTGGCGAGGCCCGCAAAATGCTGGATATCGGTGGCGGACCAGGAACCTATTCGCTGGAGTGGGCCAAGCTTCACAATCACCTGCATGCCACGGTTTTCGACATCCCACCCGTCATTGCCGTGGCTCAGGATTATATTCACCGCTATAGACTTGAAGACCGGGTGAACACCCAGCCCGGAGATTTCAACAAGGACGATTTTGGCGAAGGGTATGACTTGATTCTATTCGCCAATGTCATTCACATGTACGGCGAGGACGTGGGTAAAAACCTGATCCGCAAAGCTCAACGTGCCCTGGAACCTGGCGGCAGAATCGTGATCCACGGATTCTGTACTGATAAAGAGGAAACGGCGCCGGTAGAGGATGCCCTGTTCAACCTGAATATGGGGATGTTGACAGAAAGCGGGAAAGCCCATCCTGTGAAAGAAAAAATTAAATGGATGGAGGAGGAGGGGTTCGCCGAGATCCGGCATTTTCGGGTACAGGCCGTCCCCACAGGAGTCATCACCGGGGTCAAGCCGGAATAA
- a CDS encoding Fis family transcriptional regulator — translation MQNVSHKTRTFLEKWLDITVKDYVKYMRQEKDGDLYDLIVGGVEKPLLDIVLKETNGNQTQAANILGINRNTLRKKITEYQIQCPKKV, via the coding sequence ATGCAAAACGTCAGTCACAAAACAAGAACCTTCCTGGAAAAATGGCTCGACATTACGGTGAAAGATTATGTCAAGTACATGCGCCAGGAAAAGGATGGCGACTTGTATGACCTCATCGTTGGAGGTGTGGAAAAGCCATTATTGGATATCGTCTTAAAGGAGACAAACGGCAACCAGACACAGGCCGCCAATATTTTAGGAATCAACCGCAATACCCTGCGCAAAAAGATCACCGAGTATCAAATCCAATGCCCGAAAAAAGTCTAG
- the glmS gene encoding glutamine--fructose-6-phosphate transaminase (isomerizing), with product MCGISGVVGLNNISEELYQGIRNLEYRGYDSCGVALMNKTSLVIKKNIGGVEEVFRKENVLSVSSKIGIAHTRWATHGTVTKNNTHPFTSCDGNFAVVHNGIISNFRPLKDNLIREGHKFDSETDTEVIPHLLEKYYKQTKNIEKALLKVLNVLEGTFALAFITPKAPGQIFCAKRESPLMLGIGDEAKYVGSDFNAFIDYTKNAVIIDDGEYAILTRDSYVVKDSVTGQEIQKSITKIDWDSETSKKGGYPHYMLKEIYEQPQVVTNALEQDSDALDEVAEMIFKSDQTLLVGVGTTFYVASYGNYIFSSLAGEFCPPISSDEFTSLANVDKNSLVIALSQSGETYDTLSALKYAKSKGARTAAIVNAMGSSISCFVDKVILQGSGPEICVISTKAALSQMLILTMIALRVGVKKKVLTQKAYAKSMAALGELPGIIQSILNERSGFIHRIAHNYCKTRHWLYLGRGIYYPIALESALKMKEVAYVHAEGMPGGFLKHGTLAMIDKDILSIVFIPPREDKALYEASIHCVDEIRARSGFVLGIHFDERGKNKDLFSEELILPSVPPLIAPLIQMVIGQLFSYFTATSLKRNVDKPRSLAKSVTVG from the coding sequence ATGTGCGGAATAAGCGGAGTTGTTGGTTTAAATAACATTTCAGAGGAATTGTACCAGGGCATCCGCAATCTGGAGTACCGTGGTTACGACTCCTGTGGTGTGGCCTTGATGAACAAAACTTCCCTGGTCATCAAGAAAAATATTGGTGGCGTGGAGGAAGTTTTTCGTAAAGAAAATGTTTTATCCGTATCCAGCAAAATCGGAATTGCCCATACCCGCTGGGCCACGCATGGAACGGTCACCAAAAACAACACGCATCCATTCACCTCTTGCGACGGCAATTTCGCGGTGGTGCACAATGGCATCATCTCCAATTTTCGACCCCTTAAAGACAATCTGATCCGTGAGGGCCACAAATTTGACTCCGAGACCGATACGGAGGTGATCCCCCACTTATTGGAAAAATATTACAAGCAGACGAAGAATATTGAGAAAGCCCTTTTAAAAGTCCTCAATGTTCTGGAAGGCACCTTTGCGCTGGCGTTCATAACTCCAAAAGCTCCGGGGCAGATATTTTGCGCCAAACGGGAATCGCCCCTCATGCTGGGAATCGGGGACGAAGCCAAGTATGTCGGCTCCGATTTCAACGCCTTCATCGACTATACAAAAAATGCAGTCATCATCGATGACGGCGAATATGCGATCCTCACCAGGGACAGTTACGTTGTAAAGGATTCCGTAACAGGACAGGAGATCCAGAAAAGCATCACCAAGATCGACTGGGACAGCGAAACCTCTAAAAAAGGTGGGTATCCCCATTATATGCTCAAGGAAATCTATGAGCAACCGCAGGTGGTGACCAATGCTTTGGAGCAGGATTCCGATGCATTGGATGAAGTCGCGGAGATGATTTTTAAGAGTGATCAAACGCTGCTCGTGGGTGTCGGAACCACCTTTTACGTCGCCTCCTATGGCAACTATATATTTTCCTCATTAGCGGGAGAGTTTTGCCCGCCCATCAGCTCGGATGAATTCACGTCGCTTGCGAATGTGGATAAGAATAGTTTAGTGATTGCCCTCTCCCAATCGGGAGAAACTTACGATACGCTGAGCGCTCTCAAGTATGCCAAGTCGAAGGGAGCCAGGACGGCGGCCATTGTCAACGCGATGGGGTCTTCCATTTCCTGTTTTGTCGACAAGGTAATTCTGCAAGGGTCCGGTCCTGAAATTTGCGTGATCAGTACCAAGGCGGCGTTGTCCCAGATGCTGATTTTGACCATGATTGCCTTACGGGTGGGGGTGAAGAAAAAAGTCCTGACCCAAAAGGCATACGCAAAGTCCATGGCGGCCCTGGGCGAGCTTCCTGGAATCATCCAGAGTATATTGAACGAACGGTCCGGGTTCATCCACCGCATTGCCCACAATTATTGCAAAACCAGGCACTGGCTGTATCTGGGACGCGGTATTTATTACCCGATCGCTTTAGAGTCCGCCTTGAAAATGAAAGAAGTGGCTTATGTTCATGCCGAGGGGATGCCGGGTGGATTTCTCAAACACGGCACGTTGGCGATGATTGATAAGGACATCCTGTCGATTGTCTTCATACCCCCCAGGGAAGATAAAGCTCTCTATGAAGCATCTATTCATTGTGTTGATGAAATACGGGCCCGATCAGGCTTTGTTCTGGGAATCCATTTCGACGAACGCGGCAAGAATAAAGACCTCTTCAGTGAAGAATTGATTCTACCCAGTGTTCCTCCGCTGATCGCACCGCTCATTCAAATGGTGATCGGGCAGTTGTTTTCTTATTTCACCGCCACCAGCCTCAAACGTAATGTGGACAAGCCCCGGTCTCTGGCAAAATCGGTTACGGTTGGCTGA
- a CDS encoding DMT family transporter, whose product MKQTLPEQNPHYLRGILMALVTTLLWGFLPVLLKIALNSFSAGTIACFRFIFAFVILYLILFFNGSKPHRFLRRPPLLGILAGAALAANYFAMTQSVNLSSPSNAAILIQLAPVIMVVVGVMFFKERVNWQQLAGFGIASVGFYLFYLDQLANVKDMEIYSSATVYIVFAAGIWVLYISCQKILSRSYGAQSLNLLVYGVAALVLVAKVEWSEFLGIGWMDWLLLVVLGINTLLAYGALAEAVKYIPLTIISPVITMNPMITLTAMLVLPQFSSGALIAETIGTGGYMGAAIAIVGVVLVVVKK is encoded by the coding sequence TTGAAACAGACCTTACCCGAACAGAACCCGCATTACCTGCGAGGAATATTGATGGCCCTGGTGACGACCCTGCTGTGGGGGTTTTTGCCGGTCCTTTTGAAAATCGCCCTGAACTCTTTTTCTGCGGGAACCATCGCCTGTTTTCGTTTCATTTTTGCATTTGTGATTCTTTATCTCATTCTTTTCTTTAACGGCTCCAAGCCACACCGTTTTTTACGAAGACCCCCTTTGCTGGGAATTTTGGCCGGAGCGGCGCTGGCGGCAAATTATTTCGCAATGACCCAGAGCGTCAACCTCAGCAGTCCCTCCAACGCGGCGATTCTCATTCAACTGGCTCCGGTAATCATGGTTGTGGTCGGGGTGATGTTTTTCAAGGAGCGGGTGAACTGGCAGCAGTTAGCCGGATTCGGCATTGCGTCGGTGGGGTTTTACCTGTTTTATCTAGATCAACTGGCCAACGTAAAGGATATGGAAATATATTCCTCCGCCACCGTCTACATTGTTTTTGCGGCGGGGATTTGGGTCCTGTACATTTCCTGCCAGAAAATCCTCAGCCGTTCCTACGGCGCTCAATCGTTGAATTTATTAGTATACGGAGTGGCGGCTCTGGTTCTGGTTGCCAAGGTAGAATGGTCGGAATTTCTGGGGATCGGCTGGATGGATTGGCTGTTGCTGGTGGTGCTGGGGATAAACACCCTGCTGGCTTACGGAGCATTGGCGGAAGCGGTGAAATATATTCCACTGACCATCATCAGCCCCGTCATCACCATGAACCCCATGATCACCCTGACAGCCATGCTTGTCCTGCCGCAGTTCAGTTCCGGCGCCCTTATCGCGGAAACCATTGGGACGGGGGGATATATGGGCGCCGCAATCGCGATCGTTGGCGTGGTTCTGGTGGTCGTCAAGAAATAG
- a CDS encoding CBS domain-containing protein yields MKTVFKEGTTENIGTYMKSPIITIQSNSTLREFLKQLNENKISSLIVSENNENVGIVTKRDFIRKAISQRMDPDTTEVSKIMNAPLLTLERSTPVEDAKKFMIDNKIRHVPVMDKSQIVGMLSIKDTIRKSVDQKLIDAFSKSTLEAVQNFMLEASPLAPTETEDLPGEISAIIKLTDEAKNVEIMIILNFSEEVARKVYQGLFGEDASSMKDICNVVTEISNIIAGNVKVEISHLAKEIINLTHSEKSNSTVNGNFHFDVGLPTTIVGSGHSVFGVEKLSSAKTFIPFENEGNHIFLLGLIFQKKEEN; encoded by the coding sequence ATGAAAACTGTATTTAAAGAAGGAACTACAGAGAATATTGGCACTTACATGAAATCTCCCATCATAACGATTCAATCCAACTCGACACTTCGGGAATTTTTAAAGCAGTTGAATGAAAACAAAATAAGCTCACTTATTGTGAGTGAAAATAATGAAAATGTAGGGATAGTTACCAAAAGGGACTTTATACGAAAGGCCATCAGTCAACGAATGGACCCTGACACCACCGAAGTTTCAAAAATCATGAATGCCCCGCTGCTCACATTGGAACGCTCCACGCCCGTTGAAGATGCAAAAAAGTTCATGATAGATAATAAAATCAGGCATGTTCCGGTGATGGATAAAAGCCAAATCGTCGGCATGCTTTCTATAAAAGATACTATTAGAAAAAGTGTGGATCAAAAATTAATCGATGCCTTTTCAAAATCCACCCTCGAAGCCGTTCAAAATTTCATGCTGGAAGCCTCCCCTCTTGCCCCCACAGAGACAGAAGATTTACCGGGGGAAATCAGCGCCATAATCAAGCTCACGGATGAAGCGAAGAACGTTGAAATCATGATCATCCTCAATTTTTCCGAGGAAGTCGCTAGAAAAGTTTATCAGGGATTGTTTGGCGAGGATGCCAGCAGCATGAAGGATATTTGTAATGTTGTTACTGAAATTTCAAATATCATCGCTGGAAACGTCAAAGTTGAAATTTCACATTTGGCAAAAGAAATTATAAATTTAACACATTCAGAAAAATCCAATAGTACGGTCAATGGAAACTTTCATTTTGACGTCGGCCTGCCCACCACCATTGTCGGAAGCGGACACAGCGTGTTTGGAGTGGAAAAACTAAGCTCCGCAAAAACCTTCATTCCTTTTGAAAATGAAGGGAATCATATATTTTTGTTGGGGCTCATATTCCAAAAGAAAGAAGAGAACTGA
- a CDS encoding SAM-dependent chlorinase/fluorinase translates to MPAIITLTTDFGLEDPFVGIMKGVILTIAPTTRIVDITHGIEPQNITQAALALEAAHSYFPKNSVHLVVVDPGVGSERRTIAVKNKSATFVGPDNGVLTPAINPASRIYELSSKKYFLPEISFTFHGRDVFAPAAAWIAKGTPLSKMGRKINDPQLLELPQPEVKKNAITGEIIHIDHFGNCISNISSELLNATFQLNVALTLKIGKTRIHDFSSHYSQCKKGDIGCLINSCGKVEIFCRDGNAASKLKFRLGTRLTIKKD, encoded by the coding sequence ATGCCTGCCATCATAACTCTGACAACCGATTTCGGCCTGGAGGACCCCTTTGTCGGGATCATGAAAGGGGTGATCCTGACCATCGCTCCAACCACACGGATCGTTGATATCACCCACGGGATCGAGCCGCAAAATATCACGCAGGCCGCTCTGGCGCTGGAGGCCGCCCATTCCTATTTCCCGAAAAATAGCGTGCATCTGGTCGTCGTGGACCCTGGGGTTGGCAGTGAACGCAGGACCATCGCCGTGAAGAATAAATCCGCCACCTTCGTGGGACCGGACAATGGGGTGCTGACACCTGCGATCAACCCGGCTTCCCGCATTTATGAACTGTCCAGCAAAAAATATTTTTTACCGGAAATTTCCTTCACTTTCCACGGGCGTGACGTGTTTGCTCCCGCCGCAGCCTGGATCGCCAAGGGAACGCCGCTATCGAAAATGGGAAGAAAAATCAACGATCCCCAGCTTCTGGAACTGCCGCAACCGGAAGTGAAGAAAAATGCAATCACCGGCGAGATCATCCACATCGATCACTTCGGAAATTGCATCTCCAACATATCGTCGGAGCTTTTGAACGCCACCTTCCAGCTCAATGTCGCCTTGACTCTTAAAATCGGTAAAACCCGCATCCATGATTTTTCTTCGCATTACTCGCAATGCAAAAAGGGAGACATCGGTTGCCTGATCAACAGTTGCGGGAAAGTCGAAATCTTTTGCCGGGACGGCAACGCCGCAAGCAAGCTGAAATTCCGTCTGGGAACCCGACTCACGATAAAAAAAGATTAG
- the hisH gene encoding imidazole glycerol phosphate synthase subunit HisH, with translation MIAVIDYGMGNLRSVQKAFEAVGAKAVVTRKLSEILSASAVVLPGVGAYKDCMDNLQQLELVDAVHKSIQSGKPFLGICLGLQLLFHQSEEFGQVSGLEILPGDVVGFAGRIPDSENGSSLKVPHMGWNTVQIKKNNPLFKSIPNESYFYFVHSYYVVPQQTDDIATTTQYGIEFVSSIHHENIYAFQFHPEKSQKLGLTILKNFSELK, from the coding sequence GTGATTGCCGTTATCGACTACGGCATGGGAAACCTGCGGTCGGTTCAAAAAGCTTTTGAAGCCGTGGGGGCCAAGGCTGTAGTGACCCGGAAACTATCGGAGATTCTCTCAGCATCGGCTGTTGTTTTGCCTGGAGTAGGGGCTTACAAGGATTGCATGGACAATCTGCAACAGCTGGAACTGGTCGATGCAGTTCACAAATCAATTCAAAGTGGCAAACCCTTTCTAGGAATCTGTCTGGGATTGCAGTTACTATTCCACCAAAGCGAAGAATTCGGACAGGTTTCCGGCCTGGAAATTCTTCCTGGAGATGTGGTGGGATTTGCTGGCAGAATTCCAGATTCGGAGAATGGTTCCTCCCTCAAAGTGCCCCACATGGGGTGGAACACAGTTCAGATAAAAAAAAATAACCCTCTCTTTAAGTCGATTCCCAACGAGTCCTATTTTTATTTTGTGCATTCCTATTATGTTGTTCCTCAACAAACGGATGACATCGCCACGACAACTCAATATGGAATCGAGTTCGTTTCCAGCATTCATCACGAGAATATTTATGCCTTTCAATTCCATCCTGAAAAGAGCCAAAAGCTGGGATTAACGATTTTGAAAAATTTCTCCGAGCTAAAATAA
- the mtaB gene encoding tRNA (N(6)-L-threonylcarbamoyladenosine(37)-C(2))-methylthiotransferase MtaB, producing the protein MKSVILNIFSNHKPLDNEIMKVAFATLGCRTNQHDTAEMQTLMEQEGFAIVNSREVADVYVINTCSVTQRSDYSSRLAVKNSLTINDKALVVFTGCYAQLAPDEAAEIEGLDIVLGNADKLDIARVIKKKLAGESRWIKEDKTEIFMSDIHKKRVFRTIPVSGFQGKTKAFIKVQTGCDEKCAFCTVVRARGKSISDERQNIFDNVTEAIDSGYKEITLTGINLGTYGMDKETPETFSSLVRDIVRLPGDFRIRLSSINPMEIDDDLLQLIADEEKICPHLHIPLQSGDDAILAKMRRNYNSGQYLDTVHRALDKIPRLGLGADVIIGFPGETDQGFENTRKLIESLPFTYLHAFAYSPRKGTEAYGFKNNLPKTVKKERIKILTALAHEKSLQFQRQFIGKTVTVLLENHRDSVTGNLRGYSEHYIPVTVPGDDRFKNQLVSVTIEDVSEQGVSGCLPS; encoded by the coding sequence ATGAAATCCGTTATACTCAACATATTTTCTAATCACAAACCACTGGACAATGAAATCATGAAAGTCGCTTTTGCCACTCTCGGATGCCGCACCAATCAGCACGATACGGCTGAGATGCAAACCCTCATGGAACAGGAAGGGTTTGCCATCGTCAATTCCAGAGAAGTGGCGGATGTTTACGTGATCAACACCTGCTCGGTGACGCAACGAAGCGACTACAGCTCACGTCTGGCGGTGAAAAATTCTCTCACCATCAACGACAAGGCCCTGGTGGTTTTCACCGGCTGTTACGCGCAACTGGCTCCTGATGAAGCCGCCGAAATTGAAGGCCTCGACATCGTTCTCGGCAACGCCGACAAACTAGATATCGCCAGGGTCATCAAGAAAAAACTCGCGGGAGAATCGCGGTGGATTAAAGAAGATAAAACGGAAATCTTCATGTCGGACATTCACAAAAAAAGGGTGTTCCGCACCATCCCGGTTTCCGGGTTTCAGGGAAAAACCAAAGCCTTCATCAAGGTGCAAACCGGGTGCGACGAAAAATGCGCCTTTTGCACTGTCGTCCGGGCGCGGGGCAAGTCGATCAGCGACGAGAGGCAGAACATCTTCGATAACGTCACGGAAGCGATCGACTCCGGGTACAAGGAAATCACCCTCACCGGCATCAACCTGGGCACTTACGGCATGGACAAAGAAACTCCGGAAACCTTTTCCTCTTTGGTTCGAGACATAGTTCGCCTACCAGGAGACTTCCGCATCCGCCTGAGTTCTATCAACCCCATGGAAATCGACGACGATCTGCTACAACTGATCGCCGATGAAGAGAAAATCTGTCCGCATCTGCATATCCCCCTGCAAAGTGGAGACGATGCCATTCTCGCCAAAATGCGGCGCAACTACAACTCCGGGCAATATCTCGACACCGTGCATCGGGCGCTGGATAAAATCCCGCGGCTGGGCCTGGGAGCGGACGTCATCATCGGCTTTCCCGGCGAAACCGATCAAGGTTTTGAGAACACCCGCAAGCTTATCGAAAGCCTGCCCTTCACCTACCTGCATGCGTTCGCCTATTCGCCGCGCAAAGGCACCGAAGCCTATGGCTTCAAGAACAATCTCCCAAAAACCGTCAAAAAAGAGCGTATTAAAATTCTAACCGCTCTGGCGCATGAAAAATCCCTCCAGTTTCAACGACAGTTCATTGGCAAGACCGTCACCGTTCTGCTGGAGAACCATAGAGACTCCGTCACGGGAAATCTTCGCGGCTACAGCGAGCACTATATCCCCGTCACCGTCCCAGGGGATGACCGCTTTAAAAACCAACTGGTGTCAGTAACAATCGAAGACGTCAGCGAACAAGGGGTTTCCGGATGCCTGCCATCATAA
- a CDS encoding sugar phosphate nucleotidyltransferase → MKAVILAGGKASKLVPFASTRPIPMLRLAGRTLFDNSIDLLQKSGVSDIFVVVEHQKEKVIERIGEHRNNGLNLHYVEQGKSHGIGNAILKVKNKISPGEYFLLIYGDTVTAANIFSKIQQSFHSFKCPVASICLPTSNEMFGNVFLNAHMKITKIIEKPKGNDLGNYVLSGAYILPESIFKTLESTKGSMEKALKKLVEGEGLMASMWEDEWLDIVYPWEILTANKILMDSWENSSIAKSAVLESNVTIQGTVMIEDDVVIKAGAILEGPCTIGKGSYIGNNSLIRSYTSLGQNCSVGYGVELKNCVVLDSTHIGRLSFIGDSVLGENVDVGAGVMTVNRAIDWESISVKSDNKKIDTGRTKLGAFIGDNVVIGAGNTIQPGTVIPHGKTLPACYSIKSE, encoded by the coding sequence ATGAAAGCGGTTATTCTCGCCGGAGGCAAAGCTTCCAAACTGGTTCCCTTTGCATCTACCCGTCCCATCCCGATGCTACGGCTTGCCGGCAGGACGTTGTTCGATAATTCGATTGATCTTTTACAGAAATCCGGTGTCAGCGATATTTTTGTGGTGGTCGAGCACCAGAAAGAAAAAGTGATCGAGCGCATTGGCGAACACCGCAACAATGGGTTGAATCTGCATTATGTCGAGCAGGGCAAGAGCCATGGAATCGGTAACGCCATCTTGAAGGTGAAAAACAAAATCTCCCCCGGGGAGTATTTTCTTCTGATTTACGGAGATACCGTCACTGCGGCGAATATTTTCAGTAAAATTCAGCAATCGTTTCATTCCTTCAAGTGCCCGGTGGCTTCCATCTGCCTGCCAACCTCGAACGAGATGTTCGGCAACGTGTTTTTGAACGCGCACATGAAAATCACCAAGATCATCGAAAAACCCAAGGGAAACGATCTTGGCAATTACGTTCTTTCCGGCGCCTACATCCTTCCGGAATCCATATTCAAGACCCTTGAGTCCACCAAAGGCTCTATGGAAAAAGCCCTCAAGAAATTAGTGGAAGGAGAGGGCTTGATGGCTTCGATGTGGGAAGACGAATGGCTGGATATCGTTTATCCCTGGGAGATTTTGACGGCCAATAAGATATTGATGGATTCCTGGGAGAATTCTTCCATCGCCAAATCGGCGGTTTTGGAGTCCAATGTGACCATCCAGGGCACTGTGATGATTGAGGACGATGTGGTGATCAAGGCCGGAGCTATTTTGGAAGGACCGTGTACCATTGGCAAGGGAAGCTATATCGGCAACAATTCCCTCATAAGAAGTTACACCTCTTTAGGGCAGAACTGTTCCGTCGGTTATGGCGTGGAACTGAAAAACTGCGTGGTTCTGGATAGCACCCACATCGGGCGGTTGTCTTTTATCGGTGATAGTGTGCTGGGAGAAAATGTGGATGTGGGGGCGGGTGTCATGACCGTGAACCGCGCCATCGATTGGGAATCTATTTCTGTTAAAAGCGATAATAAAAAAATCGACACGGGGAGAACCAAGCTCGGAGCTTTCATTGGCGACAATGTGGTGATCGGCGCTGGCAATACCATTCAACCGGGAACGGTGATTCCGCATGGTAAAACACTGCCCGCCTGCTATTCAATTAAAAGTGAATAA
- a CDS encoding NTP transferase domain-containing protein: protein MPEKSLAVIILAAGKGTRMQSPLAKVLQLLSGHPLLYYVLETVKELNADRVSVVVGFQADEVKAAFPDPRIEFVEQKEQLGTGHAAQQTESCLADFAGDVLVLCGDMPLIKPATLKNLIKKHRDSQASCTILTLKPKNGEIKDFGRILRDEDHTIVRIVENKDATPAEKKVDEYNSGVYFFDKALFYKALVEIDNSNSQNEYYLTDTVQFFVQNRHSVQSVQTEDSDEIFGINSPEDLKKAEHLLREDNSSL from the coding sequence ATGCCCGAAAAAAGTCTAGCCGTCATCATTCTGGCCGCCGGTAAGGGGACCCGGATGCAATCTCCGCTTGCGAAAGTGTTGCAGCTGTTATCGGGGCATCCGCTGTTATATTATGTTCTGGAGACGGTGAAAGAACTGAATGCCGACCGTGTGAGCGTGGTGGTTGGATTTCAAGCGGATGAAGTGAAGGCCGCATTTCCCGACCCGCGCATCGAGTTTGTCGAGCAAAAGGAACAACTGGGAACGGGCCATGCGGCCCAGCAAACGGAATCCTGTTTGGCGGATTTTGCCGGCGACGTTCTCGTTTTGTGCGGAGACATGCCTTTGATCAAACCCGCCACCTTAAAAAATCTGATAAAAAAGCATCGGGACAGCCAAGCCTCCTGCACCATACTGACGTTGAAGCCTAAAAATGGGGAAATCAAGGATTTTGGCCGCATCCTTCGAGACGAAGATCATACGATCGTCCGCATTGTGGAAAACAAGGACGCCACGCCTGCTGAGAAAAAGGTTGACGAATACAATTCCGGCGTTTATTTTTTTGATAAGGCTTTGTTTTATAAGGCATTGGTTGAAATCGACAATAGTAATTCCCAGAACGAATATTATCTGACGGATACGGTACAGTTTTTTGTCCAGAACAGGCACTCCGTCCAGTCGGTGCAAACCGAAGATTCGGATGAGATTTTTGGGATCAATTCTCCAGAAGATCTGAAAAAAGCGGAACATCTACTAAGGGAAGATAATTCTTCCCTTTAG
- the smpB gene encoding SsrA-binding protein SmpB has product MDGIKIICQNKKARHNYFVEDSMEAGIVLRGPEVKSLREGKANLVDSYASVEGGEVWLNNFHINPYAPALSQFSLHPMRKRKLLLNKREIEKLIGKTKEKGYNLIPLKVYFKGGKVKIELSLAKAKKLHDKRESIKKRDADREIDKAMKSRSQ; this is encoded by the coding sequence ATGGACGGTATCAAAATCATCTGCCAAAACAAAAAGGCGCGGCACAATTACTTCGTCGAAGACTCGATGGAAGCCGGTATCGTGCTACGCGGCCCCGAGGTGAAATCCCTGCGCGAGGGCAAGGCCAATCTGGTGGACAGCTACGCCTCGGTCGAGGGGGGTGAAGTCTGGCTCAATAATTTTCATATCAACCCCTACGCCCCGGCCCTCAGCCAGTTCAGCCTCCATCCCATGCGGAAACGAAAACTGCTTCTCAACAAGCGGGAAATCGAAAAACTGATCGGCAAGACCAAGGAAAAGGGATACAACCTCATCCCTCTCAAAGTTTATTTCAAGGGCGGTAAAGTCAAGATAGAGCTGTCTCTTGCCAAAGCCAAAAAACTGCACGACAAACGCGAGTCGATCAAAAAACGCGACGCCGACCGGGAAATCGATAAAGCCATGAAATCCCGCAGCCAATAA